The following proteins come from a genomic window of Synechococcus sp. NB0720_010:
- a CDS encoding tellurite resistance TerB family protein codes for MNDQEAFLSIAIATLACDGRMRNDEAAALRRLLENRELFSSLGAAGMSELSSRVAKRFEEEDPKLIIDQALACLDPKHHDTIIAVSAHLVFADRIVDDQERGLLNYLCTHGSFSGSLDPVATSNAFAAFYAGTLRAV; via the coding sequence GTGAATGACCAGGAAGCATTCCTTTCGATTGCAATCGCTACGCTTGCTTGTGATGGCAGGATGAGAAATGATGAAGCGGCAGCTTTAAGGCGACTTCTTGAGAATAGGGAGTTATTCTCGTCTCTAGGTGCAGCGGGTATGTCGGAGTTGTCGTCGCGAGTTGCCAAGCGATTTGAAGAAGAGGACCCGAAGCTAATTATTGATCAGGCGTTGGCATGCCTTGATCCCAAGCATCACGACACGATTATCGCGGTCAGTGCTCATCTTGTTTTTGCTGATCGTATTGTTGATGATCAGGAGAGGGGTTTGTTGAATTATCTCTGCACCCATGGGTCCTTTTCTGGCTCGCTTGATCCGGTGGCAACTTCTAATGCTTTCGCAGCCTTTTATGCAGGGACATTAAGGGCTGTTTGA
- a CDS encoding bestrophin family ion channel, whose protein sequence is MPHQPRTLIRELWSDSNQVDLHHTSPPETSLREYPEVIAQVIRRTTADILSLIILALLLGTIETPERIFLSSKAISILGIAVAVFIGFRNTQAIDRWWEARKLWGELVNSSRLWKDSLITYLDKETLHSDGHLLLTSQAALLWALNFELRNFARRDDLRLFHELLDKGQLSQSESTTRLISENMMRRVNSLHCAGKLDDWGRNQMVYNSSLITASIGGLQRIRNTPIPPPYDVFVRILSWIFGSQLILAFKADGSIITGAFLTAGFIFAERIGSYIEGPFDKDGSTFSIRQNELCHLVTDELTFKKSI, encoded by the coding sequence GTGCCGCATCAACCAAGGACGCTTATCAGAGAGCTTTGGAGCGACAGCAACCAGGTCGACCTACACCACACCTCCCCGCCAGAGACATCACTGCGTGAGTATCCAGAAGTCATTGCCCAAGTAATACGAAGGACGACGGCAGACATTCTTTCACTCATAATATTAGCTCTCTTACTTGGCACCATTGAGACTCCAGAAAGAATCTTCTTGAGCAGCAAAGCCATTTCAATCCTTGGCATTGCAGTCGCAGTTTTTATTGGCTTTAGAAACACCCAAGCCATAGATCGCTGGTGGGAAGCCCGAAAACTATGGGGAGAATTAGTCAACTCAAGTCGGTTATGGAAAGACAGTCTGATTACATATTTGGATAAAGAGACCCTGCACAGCGATGGCCATCTTCTGCTTACATCTCAAGCGGCTTTACTGTGGGCTCTCAACTTTGAATTACGAAACTTTGCTCGCAGAGATGATTTAAGACTATTCCATGAACTACTAGACAAAGGCCAGCTTTCTCAATCCGAATCGACCACTCGGCTGATTTCTGAAAACATGATGAGAAGAGTTAACAGCCTCCACTGTGCAGGGAAACTAGACGACTGGGGACGCAATCAGATGGTCTACAACTCGAGCCTCATCACCGCATCAATTGGTGGATTACAAAGGATTCGCAATACACCAATACCACCTCCATACGATGTTTTTGTTAGAATACTTTCATGGATATTTGGGTCTCAGCTGATATTAGCATTTAAGGCCGATGGCTCAATCATTACAGGAGCATTTCTCACAGCAGGTTTTATTTTTGCCGAGCGAATTGGTTCTTACATCGAGGGTCCTTTCGACAAAGACGGATCAACGTTTTCAATTCGCCAAAATGAGCTATGCCATCTAGTCACAGATGAACTTACCTTCAAGAAAAGCATTTAG
- a CDS encoding aminotransferase class V-fold PLP-dependent enzyme, producing MASNVLRDLCPALANKTYFNYGGQGPLPTPSLEAITASWRTIQELGPFTTDVWPFIEQETSRLRQSLASWCGVGPHRIALTENVTSGCVLPLWGLPWEEGDELLISDCEHPGVVAACQELARRHNLTLATLPVLELCQATAQRGLEGAVLEQLQTCLKPRTRLLVLSHLLWNTGSVMPIAAVAQHLQAHPQQPWLLVDAAQSMGSLPVAAAAQAADIYAFTGHKWCCGPEGLGGVALSERLLDQGQPTLIGWRSLEQESSAGSSWHRDGRRFEVATSCVPLFSGLRQSLELLSAEGSETERLERIRQGSHQLWQNLQALPGCRTLLSEPPPAGLVSFGLEGVETAQAVEALGQAGIWIRRLDSPDCLRACTHLCTLPTEIEALSAAVSELLP from the coding sequence ATGGCATCCAATGTATTGCGCGATCTCTGTCCAGCACTGGCCAACAAGACCTACTTCAACTACGGCGGTCAGGGGCCTCTGCCCACCCCATCGCTCGAGGCCATCACAGCCAGTTGGCGCACCATTCAGGAGCTGGGGCCCTTCACAACCGATGTCTGGCCCTTCATCGAGCAGGAAACCAGCCGCCTACGCCAGAGCCTGGCGAGCTGGTGCGGGGTCGGCCCCCATCGCATTGCCCTCACCGAGAACGTCACCAGTGGATGCGTCTTGCCCCTCTGGGGCTTGCCCTGGGAGGAGGGCGATGAGCTGCTGATCAGTGACTGCGAGCACCCAGGCGTGGTCGCGGCCTGCCAAGAACTGGCCCGCCGCCACAACCTAACCCTGGCCACCCTGCCGGTGCTGGAGCTCTGCCAGGCCACCGCCCAGCGGGGCCTTGAGGGGGCCGTTCTGGAGCAGCTCCAGACCTGCCTGAAGCCCAGAACCCGGCTCCTGGTCCTCTCCCACCTGCTCTGGAACACCGGCTCCGTGATGCCCATCGCTGCGGTGGCCCAACACCTGCAGGCGCATCCCCAACAACCCTGGCTCCTGGTGGATGCGGCCCAATCCATGGGCAGCCTTCCCGTCGCCGCAGCGGCGCAGGCAGCAGACATCTACGCCTTCACCGGTCACAAGTGGTGCTGCGGCCCAGAGGGCCTGGGGGGAGTTGCCCTCTCCGAGCGGCTCCTGGATCAAGGCCAGCCCACCTTGATCGGCTGGCGCAGCCTCGAGCAGGAGAGCAGTGCCGGCAGCAGCTGGCACCGCGATGGTCGACGTTTTGAGGTCGCCACCTCCTGTGTGCCCCTCTTCAGTGGACTGCGGCAATCCCTGGAGTTGCTCAGTGCAGAGGGGAGCGAGACGGAACGCCTCGAGAGGATTCGCCAGGGCAGTCACCAGCTCTGGCAAAACCTGCAAGCACTCCCCGGCTGCCGCACCCTCTTGAGCGAACCCCCGCCAGCTGGTCTGGTCAGCTTTGGCCTGGAGGGGGTTGAGACCGCGCAGGCGGTTGAGGCCTTGGGTCAAGCCGGGATCTGGATCCGGCGACTGGATTCACCGGATTGCCTCAGGGCCTGCACCCATCTCTGCACCCTCCCCACAGAAATCGAGGCCCTGAGCGCAGCCGTGAGTGAGCTGCTTCCCTAA
- a CDS encoding UDP-N-acetylmuramoyl-L-alanyl-D-glutamate--2,6-diaminopimelate ligase, producing MAQRLHSLLREVGLAVPPGLGNGDVQGVSCDSRRVGPGTVFVGLPGATVDGGTFWPEALQLGAALAVIGRSAAEARPPADGDPVLVVSDPVSRWAGLLAAEFWQQPSQRTALIGVTGTNGKTTTTYLLEHLASACGYPAALFGTLINRWPGHSITAQHTTAFADELQAQLALAAESGARIAAMEVSSHALDQQRISGCRFAGAIFTNLTQDHLDYHPSMEAYFEAKAKLFAAPFLAPEARAVVNVDDPWGKQLAERLGDRCWRASLEPDSDADLRMEALKMGSQGVSGTLISPLGRGAFSSPLLGKFNLMNLLEAVGVLLQQGLPLGAMLEALGSFKGVPGRMERVQVARADCGDAAAPAVLVDYAHTPDGLESALKACRPFVEGQLICVFGCGGDRDRTKRPQMAAIAARLADQVLVTSDNPRTEDPEQILKDVLAGIPEGTPVQVDVDRAQSIAAAIAMAGPKDLVLIAGKGHEDYQILGTKKVHFDDREEAEKALRSRPC from the coding sequence ATGGCCCAACGGCTCCACTCCCTGCTGCGAGAGGTCGGGCTGGCTGTCCCCCCAGGGCTGGGCAATGGCGACGTGCAGGGGGTGAGCTGCGATTCGCGTCGTGTGGGCCCGGGGACTGTCTTTGTGGGGCTGCCCGGCGCCACGGTGGATGGGGGAACGTTTTGGCCTGAGGCACTTCAGTTGGGAGCGGCCCTGGCGGTGATTGGCCGCTCCGCAGCGGAGGCCAGGCCCCCGGCCGATGGTGATCCGGTGTTGGTGGTCTCCGATCCCGTCTCCCGTTGGGCCGGCCTGCTGGCGGCGGAGTTCTGGCAGCAGCCCAGTCAACGCACGGCTTTGATCGGGGTCACGGGGACCAACGGCAAGACCACCACGACCTATCTGCTGGAGCACCTGGCCAGCGCTTGCGGGTACCCAGCTGCGCTGTTTGGCACCTTGATCAACCGCTGGCCCGGCCACAGCATCACGGCGCAGCACACCACGGCCTTTGCCGATGAGCTGCAGGCGCAGTTGGCCCTGGCGGCCGAATCCGGAGCACGGATTGCGGCCATGGAGGTGAGCTCCCATGCTCTTGATCAACAGCGGATCAGTGGCTGCCGGTTTGCCGGGGCGATCTTCACGAACCTGACCCAGGACCACCTCGACTACCACCCCTCAATGGAGGCCTACTTCGAGGCCAAGGCCAAGTTGTTTGCAGCGCCCTTCCTGGCCCCTGAGGCCCGGGCCGTGGTCAACGTCGACGACCCCTGGGGCAAGCAATTGGCCGAGCGCCTGGGGGATCGCTGCTGGCGGGCCTCCTTGGAGCCGGACTCTGACGCCGATCTACGGATGGAGGCACTGAAGATGGGTTCGCAGGGGGTCAGCGGAACCCTGATCAGCCCGCTGGGTCGCGGAGCGTTCAGCTCGCCGTTGCTAGGCAAGTTCAACCTGATGAACCTGCTGGAGGCCGTTGGTGTCTTGCTGCAGCAGGGACTCCCCCTGGGGGCGATGTTGGAGGCCCTGGGCAGCTTCAAGGGCGTTCCCGGCCGGATGGAGCGTGTTCAGGTGGCTCGCGCCGACTGCGGCGACGCCGCTGCTCCGGCGGTGCTGGTGGATTACGCCCACACCCCCGACGGTTTGGAGAGTGCTCTGAAGGCCTGCCGCCCCTTTGTGGAAGGGCAGCTGATCTGTGTCTTTGGTTGCGGGGGAGATCGTGACCGAACCAAGCGTCCCCAGATGGCGGCGATCGCCGCCCGCTTGGCCGATCAGGTCTTGGTGACCTCCGATAACCCCCGCACCGAAGACCCCGAGCAAATCCTCAAGGATGTGCTGGCCGGGATCCCTGAGGGGACCCCAGTCCAAGTGGACGTGGATCGGGCCCAGTCCATCGCTGCGGCCATCGCCATGGCTGGTCCCAAGGACTTGGTCTTGATCGCCGGCAAGGGCCACGAGGACTATCAAATCCTGGGGACCAAGAAGGTCCATTTCGACGACCGCGAGGAGGCCGAGAAGGCGCTGCGCAGTCGGCCCTGTTAG
- a CDS encoding glutaredoxin family protein produces the protein MTALVLVTRVGCCLCEGLEEKLRAAGVSFEAVDVDLDPQLLARFDLEVPVLLDRSTGAERVLPRVSPRLGAPQLALWLAQQGVQ, from the coding sequence ATGACAGCTCTGGTGCTGGTGACCCGTGTGGGCTGCTGCCTCTGCGAGGGGCTTGAGGAGAAGTTGCGTGCTGCTGGGGTGTCCTTCGAGGCGGTGGATGTCGATCTCGACCCCCAACTGCTGGCGCGCTTTGACCTGGAGGTGCCGGTGCTGCTGGATCGAAGCACCGGCGCAGAGAGGGTTCTGCCCCGCGTTTCACCGCGGTTGGGTGCGCCTCAGTTGGCCCTGTGGCTGGCTCAACAGGGGGTTCAGTAG
- the yidD gene encoding membrane protein insertion efficiency factor YidD yields the protein MNSLLQRLLLALIGFYRLAISPLLGPPRCRFIPSCSAYGLEAIERHGPWRGSWLTIKRLLRCHPWTPCGCDPVPD from the coding sequence ATGAACAGCCTGCTTCAACGCCTGCTGCTGGCCCTGATCGGCTTCTATCGCCTGGCGATCTCGCCGCTGCTGGGCCCTCCCCGCTGCCGTTTCATCCCCAGTTGCAGCGCCTATGGCCTGGAGGCGATCGAGCGCCATGGCCCCTGGCGCGGCAGTTGGCTGACGATCAAGCGCCTGCTGCGCTGTCACCCCTGGACGCCCTGCGGGTGTGACCCGGTGCCCGATTGA
- the rpsD gene encoding 30S ribosomal protein S4, whose protein sequence is MSRYRGPRLRITRRLGDLPGLTRKSAKRSYPPGQHGQARRKRSEYAIRLEEKQKLRFNYGISERQLVRYVKKARAQEGSTGTNLLKLLENRLDNVCFRLGFGPTVPGARQLVNHGHVTVNGRVVDIASYQCKAGDVVAIRERKQSKKLAEANLEFPGLANIPPHLELDKNKQVAKVISKCEREWVALEINELLVVEYYSRKV, encoded by the coding sequence ATGTCTCGCTACCGCGGCCCTCGCCTGAGGATTACGCGGCGCTTGGGAGACCTTCCTGGTCTCACCCGTAAGTCCGCCAAGCGGTCTTACCCCCCCGGTCAGCACGGCCAAGCCCGTCGCAAGCGCTCCGAATACGCCATCCGTCTGGAAGAGAAGCAGAAGCTTCGCTTCAACTACGGCATCTCCGAGCGTCAGCTCGTGCGCTACGTGAAGAAAGCGCGCGCCCAGGAGGGTTCCACCGGAACCAACCTGCTGAAGCTGCTCGAGAACCGTCTCGACAATGTTTGCTTCCGCCTCGGCTTCGGCCCCACCGTCCCCGGTGCCCGTCAGCTGGTGAACCATGGCCACGTGACCGTGAACGGCCGCGTCGTGGACATCGCCAGCTACCAGTGCAAGGCCGGTGATGTGGTCGCCATCCGCGAGCGCAAGCAGAGCAAGAAGCTGGCTGAAGCCAACCTGGAATTCCCGGGCCTGGCCAACATCCCGCCCCACCTCGAACTCGACAAGAACAAGCAGGTCGCCAAGGTGATCAGCAAGTGCGAGCGCGAGTGGGTCGCACTCGAAATCAACGAACTGCTGGTGGTGGAGTACTACTCCCGCAAGGTCTGA
- the trpC gene encoding indole-3-glycerol phosphate synthase TrpC: MEIRRRPPNPKVKVAHLEYAVPHEEGEPRNILEKIVWEKDREVAAARERVSLEQLKKQVADLPAPRDFLAALKASCRKPAVIAEVKKASPSKGVIRENFDPEAIAQGYAAGGASCLSVLTDKPFFQGGFEVLVQVRQVVDLPLLCKDFILTPYQLYQARAAGADAALLIAAILTDQDFGYLLKVAKSLGLTTLVEVHDAAELERVLALDGVELIGINNRDLATFHTDLATTEQLMERYGEQLRAKGCLLVSESGLFSREDLDRVQSAGADAVLVGESLMRQDDVTQALETLIGG, from the coding sequence ATGGAGATCCGCCGCAGGCCCCCGAACCCCAAGGTGAAGGTGGCCCACCTGGAGTACGCCGTTCCCCACGAGGAGGGTGAGCCCCGCAACATCCTCGAGAAGATCGTCTGGGAGAAGGACCGCGAAGTGGCGGCGGCCCGCGAGCGCGTCAGCCTCGAGCAACTCAAAAAACAGGTAGCCGATCTTCCAGCCCCCCGCGATTTTCTGGCGGCCCTGAAGGCCTCCTGCCGCAAGCCCGCGGTGATCGCTGAGGTGAAGAAAGCCAGCCCCAGCAAGGGCGTGATCCGCGAGAACTTCGATCCCGAGGCGATTGCCCAGGGCTATGCCGCTGGGGGCGCCAGCTGCCTGTCGGTGTTGACGGATAAGCCGTTCTTCCAGGGGGGCTTTGAGGTCCTGGTGCAGGTGCGTCAGGTGGTGGACCTGCCGCTGCTCTGCAAGGACTTCATCCTCACGCCCTATCAGCTCTATCAAGCCCGGGCGGCCGGGGCCGATGCGGCGCTGCTGATCGCGGCGATCCTCACCGATCAAGACTTCGGTTACCTGCTCAAGGTGGCTAAGAGCCTGGGGCTGACGACCTTGGTCGAGGTGCATGACGCGGCTGAACTCGAGCGGGTGCTGGCCCTCGATGGTGTTGAGCTGATCGGTATCAACAACCGCGACCTCGCCACGTTCCACACCGATCTGGCGACGACCGAGCAGTTGATGGAGCGCTACGGCGAGCAACTGCGTGCCAAGGGCTGCCTGTTGGTCAGCGAATCGGGTCTCTTTAGCCGCGAGGATCTCGACCGCGTCCAGAGCGCCGGAGCCGATGCCGTGCTGGTGGGCGAATCGCTGATGCGCCAGGACGACGTCACCCAAGCCCTGGAGACCTTGATCGGGGGCTGA
- the lpdA gene encoding dihydrolipoyl dehydrogenase, which yields MSDGSFDFDVIVIGAGYGGFDAAKHAAEHGLRTAIIESRDMGGTCVNRGCVPSKALLAASGRVRELADAEHLKGFGIHAAPVRFERQKIADHANQLVATIRTNLTKTLERAGVTIIRGGGRLEGPQKVGVREINGVDRVLSGRDVIIATGSDPFVPPGIETDGRTVFTSDEAVNLEWLPRWLAIVGSGYIGLEFADVYTALGCEVTMIEALDRVMPTFDPDIAKIAARNLIDGRDIDARSGVLAKSIKPGAPVQIELVDMQTREPVETLEVDAVLVATGRVPTSKGLNLEACGIETNRGFIPVDDQLRVLVNGAPLPHLWAVGDVTGKMMLAHTAAAQGTVAVDNILGHPRTIDYRSIPAATFTHPEISSVGLSEADAKELAAKEGFELGSVRSYFKANSKALAELESDGLMKLLFNKATGEVLGAHIYGLHAADLIQEIANAVARRQSVKQLANEVHTHPTLSEVVEVAYKQAAMAIAA from the coding sequence GTGAGCGACGGCAGTTTCGACTTTGACGTCATCGTGATTGGCGCGGGCTACGGCGGCTTTGATGCTGCGAAGCACGCCGCTGAACACGGGCTGCGCACCGCGATCATCGAGAGCCGCGACATGGGCGGCACCTGCGTCAACCGCGGTTGTGTTCCCTCCAAGGCACTGCTCGCCGCCAGCGGCCGAGTGCGCGAGCTGGCCGATGCCGAGCATCTCAAGGGGTTTGGCATCCATGCCGCTCCCGTGCGCTTTGAGCGTCAGAAAATCGCCGATCACGCTAACCAGCTGGTGGCGACGATCCGCACCAATCTCACCAAAACCCTGGAGCGCGCTGGCGTCACGATCATCCGTGGCGGCGGCCGCCTCGAGGGTCCCCAGAAGGTGGGCGTGCGCGAGATCAACGGCGTTGATCGGGTGCTGAGCGGTCGTGACGTGATCATCGCCACCGGCTCAGATCCCTTTGTTCCCCCCGGCATCGAAACCGATGGCCGCACGGTGTTTACCAGTGATGAGGCCGTGAACCTCGAGTGGCTGCCCCGCTGGCTGGCCATCGTCGGCAGCGGCTACATCGGCCTGGAGTTCGCTGACGTCTACACGGCCCTGGGCTGTGAGGTGACGATGATCGAAGCTCTGGATCGGGTGATGCCCACCTTCGATCCCGACATCGCCAAGATCGCCGCCCGCAACTTGATCGATGGCCGCGATATCGATGCGCGCTCCGGCGTGTTGGCCAAGTCGATCAAGCCCGGTGCTCCGGTGCAGATCGAGCTGGTGGACATGCAAACCCGCGAGCCCGTTGAGACCCTTGAGGTTGATGCGGTCCTGGTGGCTACCGGCCGGGTTCCCACTAGCAAGGGACTGAACCTTGAGGCCTGCGGCATCGAGACCAACCGAGGCTTCATTCCCGTGGACGACCAGCTGCGGGTTCTGGTGAACGGTGCTCCCCTGCCCCACCTCTGGGCAGTGGGCGATGTGACCGGAAAGATGATGCTGGCCCACACCGCAGCGGCCCAAGGCACGGTGGCCGTCGACAACATCCTGGGCCACCCCCGCACGATTGATTACCGCTCGATCCCGGCGGCGACCTTTACCCACCCCGAGATCAGCTCGGTGGGTCTGAGTGAAGCCGATGCCAAGGAGTTGGCGGCCAAGGAGGGCTTTGAACTGGGCTCGGTTCGCAGTTACTTCAAGGCCAACTCCAAGGCCCTGGCCGAGCTGGAGAGCGATGGCTTGATGAAGCTCCTGTTCAACAAGGCCACCGGTGAGGTGCTGGGCGCCCACATCTATGGACTGCATGCGGCCGATCTGATCCAGGAGATCGCCAACGCCGTGGCCCGCCGCCAGAGCGTGAAGCAACTGGCGAATGAGGTGCACACCCACCCGACCTTGAGCGAGGTGGTGGAAGTGGCCTACAAGCAGGCCGCCATGGCCATCGCCGCCTGA
- a CDS encoding RNA methyltransferase — MELITSRRNPLVGRLRALHQSKGRREQGLLLLEGTHQLQELLRLGLAPEQLLATPAWLERHGSLLGDLNERLQPVGETVLAAVATTETPDGVVATFKRDALPKAQGIGSFLLALDQLQDPGNLGTLMRTALAAGVNDLWLGGGADPCQPKVLRASAGAALALPHWRDLDRTGLVARLAEAAAAGHQLVATLVDPDRAIPYWELDWTRPTVLLLGNEGAGLHPELAALASHRVTIPHSPAVESLNVGVAAAPLLLERWRQQHNLGLGG; from the coding sequence ATGGAGCTGATCACCAGCCGCCGCAATCCCCTGGTTGGCCGGTTGCGTGCTCTGCACCAGTCCAAGGGACGCCGCGAACAGGGCCTGCTTCTGCTTGAGGGCACCCACCAGCTCCAGGAGCTGCTGCGGTTGGGGCTCGCGCCTGAGCAGCTCCTGGCGACCCCGGCCTGGCTGGAGCGCCATGGGTCCCTTTTGGGGGACCTGAATGAGCGTCTCCAGCCCGTCGGGGAAACCGTTCTGGCCGCTGTTGCCACGACTGAAACCCCCGACGGGGTGGTAGCGACGTTCAAGCGGGACGCCTTGCCGAAGGCGCAAGGAATCGGCTCCTTTTTGCTGGCTTTGGATCAGCTGCAGGATCCCGGTAACCTTGGCACCTTGATGCGCACGGCCCTGGCGGCAGGGGTGAACGATCTTTGGCTCGGGGGCGGCGCTGACCCCTGCCAGCCGAAGGTCCTGCGGGCTTCAGCGGGGGCGGCCCTGGCTTTGCCGCACTGGCGTGATCTCGATCGAACGGGACTGGTCGCGCGCCTGGCTGAGGCGGCCGCCGCGGGACACCAGCTGGTGGCCACGTTGGTGGATCCAGATCGGGCCATCCCCTACTGGGAGCTGGATTGGACCCGCCCGACGGTGCTGCTTCTTGGCAATGAAGGGGCTGGACTGCATCCCGAGCTCGCGGCCCTGGCCAGCCATCGCGTCACCATTCCCCACAGCCCGGCCGTGGAGTCCCTCAACGTCGGTGTGGCGGCGGCTCCCCTGCTGCTTGAGCGATGGCGGCAGCAACACAACTTGGGATTGGGGGGCTGA
- the murA gene encoding UDP-N-acetylglucosamine 1-carboxyvinyltransferase, whose product MTATLVPSQQILTPQLEIAGGRRLAGELRVSGAKNSALVLMAASLLTTEQLRLRNVPPLTDIGGMAEILVSLGVATSHHGDTLEMDGSGLNQSAPPYELVNSLRASFFCIGPLLARTGIARVPLPGGCQIGTRPVVEHVKGLKALGAQVTIEHGVVSAVVPGRSHRLTGGRIHLDCPSVGATETLMMAAALAEGETVIENAALEPEVVDLAGLLLAMGAKVRGAGTPTITIVGVERLHGADYAVIPDRIEAGTFLLAAAITRSCLTVAPVITDHLGAVLTKLEEVGCKLEIDGTNVTISADDIQGVDLRTQPFPGFPTDLQAPFMSLLATANGNSVVTENIFENRLQHVAELQRMGAAIRTQGNTAFIEGVPRLSGAPVQGSDLRASAAMVLAGLAAEGITSVQGLEYLDRGYADFEGKLNAVGASIRRLG is encoded by the coding sequence ATGACCGCGACTCTCGTCCCGTCTCAACAGATTCTCACCCCGCAACTGGAAATTGCCGGTGGTCGCCGACTCGCAGGCGAGCTCCGTGTCAGTGGAGCCAAGAATTCAGCCCTGGTCTTGATGGCCGCCAGCCTGCTCACCACCGAGCAGCTGCGCCTGCGCAACGTGCCTCCCCTCACCGACATCGGTGGGATGGCCGAGATCTTGGTCTCCCTGGGTGTCGCCACCTCTCACCACGGCGACACCCTTGAAATGGATGGGTCTGGACTGAACCAGTCCGCTCCGCCCTACGAGCTGGTCAACAGCCTGCGGGCCAGCTTCTTCTGCATCGGCCCCCTGCTCGCCCGCACCGGCATCGCTCGAGTGCCTCTGCCCGGCGGCTGCCAGATCGGCACCCGCCCCGTGGTGGAGCACGTCAAAGGACTCAAAGCCCTCGGCGCCCAGGTCACGATTGAGCACGGTGTTGTCTCCGCCGTCGTCCCGGGCCGCAGCCACCGCCTCACCGGCGGACGAATTCACCTGGACTGCCCAAGCGTTGGTGCCACCGAGACCTTGATGATGGCCGCAGCCCTGGCCGAGGGCGAGACCGTCATTGAAAACGCCGCCCTCGAACCCGAGGTGGTGGACCTCGCGGGACTCCTCCTGGCCATGGGCGCCAAGGTGCGCGGCGCCGGCACCCCCACGATCACCATCGTTGGCGTCGAGCGTCTGCACGGCGCCGACTACGCCGTGATCCCGGATCGCATCGAAGCCGGAACCTTCCTTCTGGCTGCCGCCATCACCCGCTCCTGCCTCACCGTGGCACCGGTCATCACCGATCACCTGGGTGCCGTACTGACCAAGCTCGAAGAGGTGGGCTGCAAATTGGAGATTGATGGCACCAACGTGACCATCAGTGCTGACGACATTCAGGGGGTGGACCTGCGCACCCAGCCCTTCCCGGGTTTCCCCACGGACCTGCAGGCACCGTTCATGAGCCTCTTAGCCACCGCCAACGGCAACAGCGTCGTCACGGAAAACATCTTCGAGAACCGGCTGCAGCACGTCGCCGAGCTCCAGCGCATGGGAGCCGCGATTCGCACCCAAGGCAACACCGCTTTCATCGAAGGGGTCCCTCGGCTCAGCGGAGCACCGGTGCAGGGCTCCGACCTGCGGGCCTCCGCCGCGATGGTCCTCGCCGGCCTGGCCGCTGAGGGCATCACTTCCGTCCAAGGCCTGGAGTACCTCGACCGCGGCTATGCCGATTTCGAGGGCAAGCTGAACGCGGTTGGCGCCTCGATCCGCCGACTCGGCTGA